GAATCGTTTCTTCACGATCGTCGGCGCGCCGGCCATATAGAGAAACGAAGCCGCGACTTTCGCGTTCAGCTTTTCGCGCACGAACGCTTCGCAACCGTCGTGCTTGCCGAGCATGCTCGCGAGGCCAACCTGATCGGTGAACTCCGCGAGATGATTTGCCACGGCCAGCGCGCCGCCGGCGAACCGCTCGGTCGACAACTCCTTGACCGCGAGGATCGGTTCTTTGCCGCTTTTGCCGAGCGCCTCGCAGTAGTTGTATTCATCGATGATCGACTCGCCGATCACGAGCACCCGGAGCTTCTTCGCCCCTTCGAGGTAGGCCGCCACGTCGTCGAACGTATACTTCGCTTGAAAGCGCTCGACGAACTCCGACGCCTCTTTCGAGATCTGCGGCAGATAGCGATTGATCAGATGCGAAGAGCTGAACGTCACGTCGTCGGTAAACTCGAGCCGACCGCCGATCGAGCGGACGGCCGCTTCTTCTTCGGCGATCGCGCCGGTTAGGTCTTTCGCACGGTCGGTGAACTCCGACCCCTTCACGAATACGTCCGGCTTCACGAGCCGCAGCGTTTCCACGGCGGTCGGCCATTCGTTTAGCGCGACATAGTCGACGCAGTTCAGGCCTGAGAGCATTTCCAAACGCAATTGCTCGTCGAAGGCGGGGCGGAGCGGGCCCTTGTTCACCCAGCGATCGGGCGTGAGCGTGACGATCAGGACGTCGCCGAAACGACGCGCCGCTTCGAAGTGGCGCAAATGCCCGACGTGCAGCAGATCGAACACGCCGTGGCAATGCACGACTTGCTTCCCCTGCGCGCGGAGCGCGGTCGTGAGCTCGGCCAATTCGGCGAGCGTCCGGATCTTCGAGAGGTTCGTCGATTCGGCTACGGACATAACGACTGCCGCGAGAGAGGAATTCGAACCGGAAAGGAATGCCGTCGGCCGGCGATTTCCAATATATCCGCAACCCCTCGAGCGCGAACAGGCATCACGCCGGGCTGCCCGAACGCGCCGGCAAGCCTTCCGTTTCGGCGGCGGCTTCCGCGCGGCTTCGCACATACACCAGCAACCCGAGCAGCAGCAATTGGCAAAGGGTATGCAGATGCCAACTGAGGAGCACGTAGTACAGGTCGCGGCCGAGCAACTCGCGATTCAGCCCGAGCGAGATCAAGAGAAAGAGGCCCAAGCTGAATTTCGCAGCTTTGCACCACGGCGGAGGGACGCGATACGACTCGGCGATGAGCCATACTGCCGGGACGACCCAAGTGAGATGCTGTAGCCACGTCGCCGGAGAATAGAGGGTCATCAAGATCAGGAGCGCCGCGAATTCCGGGAGCCGCGCCGGATCGTAGCCGGCGCGATAGGGCTTGCGCGACCAATAGCCGAACGCCGCCAGCAAGCCGGCCAGCCCCGCTGCGGCAACGAGCTTGGCCGTGCGCGGCGGGAGATCGAGCAAGGGGAAATCGAGCGGGTGGTCGACCTTTAGGATATGCCCGTTGGGATAGGCCGTCAGCAATCGCAACAACGCCGGCTTCAACGATTGATTTTGGATTCGTTGCTCGTTGTCGTCGGGCGGGCCGCTCAGAGCCCGGATCGC
The Planctomycetia bacterium DNA segment above includes these coding regions:
- a CDS encoding adenylyltransferase/cytidyltransferase family protein, whose product is MSVAESTNLSKIRTLAELAELTTALRAQGKQVVHCHGVFDLLHVGHLRHFEAARRFGDVLIVTLTPDRWVNKGPLRPAFDEQLRLEMLSGLNCVDYVALNEWPTAVETLRLVKPDVFVKGSEFTDRAKDLTGAIAEEEAAVRSIGGRLEFTDDVTFSSSHLINRYLPQISKEASEFVERFQAKYTFDDVAAYLEGAKKLRVLVIGESIIDEYNYCEALGKSGKEPILAVKELSTERFAGGALAVANHLAEFTDQVGLASMLGKHDGCEAFVREKLNAKVAASFLYMAGAPTIVKKRFIESYPFQKMFEVYRMGEDQDAAANSERLFSMLRDTLPRYDLVVVSDYGHGMLDERTVELLSREAKCLALHAQANAGNFGFNTVAKYPRADFICVSEKEIRLEARQRQKDLYRIVEQAAEKLGARRALITRGRQGVLCWGRDEGFSIAPALAGHFNDRLSAGDAVLAVSSLCVPQGAPAEMMGLICNAVGAMAVETVGNRAPIERTPLLRFLCSLFK